In the Deinococcota bacterium genome, one interval contains:
- a CDS encoding ABC transporter ATP-binding protein yields MSLGDSGLGRGLDNRGLDNRGLEVRGLGFAYGRRRVLDNLSFTLAPGEVLGLVGPNGAGKSTVIRLLTRLLVPSGGRVVVDGQGAARLPRRALARALAVVPQGGELPPDFRVYDLVLMGRAPHLGLLAAEGEEDHERAAAVMRRTDTWRYRDRLAGELSGGERQRVLLARALVQEPRYLLLDEPTSHLDLKYQAEVLSLTRLEVRRGLGALVVLHDLNLAARVCDRVLVLKDGRLVAEGPPDRVLTGELVERVYGTRADVFAQPETGRPVILPRL; encoded by the coding sequence GTGAGCCTGGGTGACAGCGGCCTGGGCAGGGGCCTGGACAACAGGGGCCTGGACAACAGGGGCCTTGAGGTCAGGGGCCTCGGCTTCGCCTACGGCCGGCGCAGGGTGCTCGACAACCTCAGCTTCACGCTGGCGCCCGGTGAGGTCCTGGGCCTGGTGGGGCCCAACGGCGCGGGCAAGTCCACCGTCATCAGGCTGCTCACCCGCCTCCTCGTGCCTAGTGGGGGACGCGTCGTGGTGGACGGCCAAGGCGCCGCGCGCCTGCCTCGCCGGGCGCTCGCCCGGGCGCTGGCGGTGGTGCCGCAAGGCGGCGAGCTGCCGCCGGACTTTCGCGTCTACGACCTGGTGCTGATGGGCAGGGCGCCGCACCTGGGCTTGCTGGCCGCCGAGGGCGAGGAGGATCATGAGCGCGCCGCAGCGGTGATGCGCCGGACCGACACCTGGCGCTACCGCGACCGTCTCGCGGGCGAGCTCTCCGGTGGCGAGCGGCAGCGGGTCCTGCTGGCTAGGGCGCTCGTGCAGGAGCCCCGCTACCTCCTCCTCGACGAGCCGACCAGCCACTTAGACCTCAAGTACCAGGCGGAAGTCTTGAGCCTCACCCGGCTCGAGGTGCGCCGCGGCCTCGGCGCGCTCGTGGTCCTCCACGACCTCAACCTGGCGGCGCGGGTCTGCGACCGGGTGCTGGTCCTCAAGGACGGGCGTCTAGTGGCCGAGGGCCCGCCGGACAGGGTCCTGACGGGAGAGCTCGTCGAGAGGGTCTACGGGACGCGCGCGGACGTGTTCGCCCAACCCGAGACCGGCCGGCCCGTCATCTTGCCGCGCCTGTGA
- a CDS encoding thiaminase II encodes MLTERLAEAAAKDWEAALKHPFVRELGRGTLAREAFQRFLEQDWLFLRDYARLFALAAAKSRDLQAMRQFAGLL; translated from the coding sequence ATGTTGACCGAGCGGCTTGCCGAAGCGGCGGCAAAGGACTGGGAGGCGGCCCTCAAGCATCCCTTCGTGCGGGAACTGGGCCGCGGCACCCTGGCCCGCGAAGCCTTTCAGCGCTTTTTGGAGCAGGACTGGCTTTTTCTCAGGGACTACGCCCGGCTCTTCGCGCTTGCCGCCGCGAAAAGCCGCGATCTTCAGGCAATGCGGCAGTTTGCCGGCCTGTTGG